The following are encoded together in the Culex pipiens pallens isolate TS chromosome 1, TS_CPP_V2, whole genome shotgun sequence genome:
- the LOC120423055 gene encoding probable cytochrome P450 9f2 isoform X3 codes for MIGLFCVGAIFLLLYYILFLNHNYFVKRGVPHHKAVPILAWNDDDLAAQCTVFLFAGFETVATLTSFMAHELAINSTVQAKLRAEVDATGAKLNGRRPTYEIIQEMTYLDMVVTETLRKWPPVPFLDRRCTKPYLLEDLDGSSVQLQPGDSIWIPTTAIMRNPKYFPQPEKFDPERFSVENRGTIDPNAFISFGVGPRNCIGSRFALMETKTTFFYLLSRFTIESGPKTQHPLEIKTSSITMQAKNGFWVRFRKRS; via the exons atgattGGTCTTTTCTGTGTGGGtgcaattttcctgcttttatactacattttatttttgaatcacAACTACTTTGTGAAGAGAGGTGTTCCCCATCATAAGGCTGTTCCAATATTGG CTTGGAACGATGACGACCTTGCTGCTCAATGCACTGTCTTTTTGTTCGCTGGATTCGAAACTGTTGCCACGCTGACCTCTTTCATGGCCCATGAACTGGCCATCAATTCTACAGTCCAGGCAAAACTTCGGGCGGAAGTTGACGCTACCGGAGCTAAACTCAACGGTCGCCGGCCCACCTATGAGATCATCCAGGAGATGACATATCTGGACATGGTTGTGACGGAAACGCTGCGCaaatggccaccggttccgTTCCTAGATCGGCGATGCACGAAGCCATATTTGCTAGAGGACTTGGATGGTTCATCAGTGCAACTTCAACCCGGAGACAGCATCTGGATCCCGACAACTGCAATTATGCGAAATCCAAAATATTTTCCCCAACCTGAAAAGTTTGATCCGGAAAGATTTAGTGTGGAGAACCGGGGTACCATTGATCCAAATGCGTTTATAAGTTTTGGTGTTGGTCCCAGGAATTGTATTGGATCGAGATTTGCCCTGATGGAGACCAAGACAACATTCTTCTACTTGCTTTCTAGATTTACTATCGAAAGTGGACCGAAAACTCAGCACCCACTTGAAATTAAAACAAGCTCGATCACAATGCAAGCCAAAAATGGATTCTGGGTAAGGTTCCGGAAGAGGTCCTAG
- the LOC120423046 gene encoding probable cytochrome P450 9f2, which yields MITDVLCAICSWIVSSNLVVLICLALVLAYRFGSHNHDFFTSKGIPGPRPLPFVGNTWQWLLGKVSFFDVFQELYQSFKEHKLFGLFDFMGPVYVLRDFDLVKQVCIKDFDSFTDRRFQFNEESDPLFSNALFAIKGTRWRNMRAILSPAFTGSKMRGMFQFITDYCQKANDTVKEIVGSTGAKEVDIRDIFNKYSNDIIASCAFGWEMNVLKDGENEFYRQAKHMTHLNTWQWVKFMMFSSFPRLAKILRIRLFDQMTTDFMREAVRIVIEQREKNNVVRPDLIHLLMQARDQKLKFGDFDRESEVNTVEEVSYTPNWTHDDFVSQCAVFVFGGLDTVTNIASFMAHELAINQHVQVKLREEIESILNDRDGQSVTYEDIHSMVYLDQVLTETLRKWPQAIFIDRVCTKPYDLNVDGRVISLKQGDTIWIPALPMHRDPRYFSDPEVFDPDRFAPDRRDDLGDFVLMAFGIGPRLCLGNRFALMEIKTMFFWLLTKFELTRSDKTQHPPKLGKSLMIPEVKDGYWLNLKLRK from the exons ATGATAACAGACGTGCTGTGTGCGATTTGCAGCTGGATTGTGTCATCCAATTTGGTGGTACTGATTTGTTTGGCTCTAGTGCTAGCATATCGTTTCGGATCCCATAATCATGATTTCTTCACAAGTAAAGGAATACCTGGTCCGAGACCACTTCCGTTTGTGGGAAACACGTGGCAGTGGCTGCTGGGAAAAGTATCGTTCTTTGATGTATTTCAAGAGTTGTACCAGTCGTTCAAAGAACACAAACTGTTCGGGCTGTTTGACTTCATGGGGCCAGTCTATGTGTTGCGAGATTTTGATTTGGTGAAACAGGTTTGCATCAAGGACTTTGACAGCTTTACTGATAGACGGTTTCAGTTCAACGAGGAGTCGGATCCACTGTTTTCTAACGCTTTGTTTGCAATTAAGGGGACACGATGGCGGAATATGAGAGCGATCCTTAGTCCGGCTTTTACGGGTAGTAAAATGAGAGGAATGTTCCAGTTTATCACTGATTATTGTCAAAAAGCGAATGACACCGTTAAAGAGATCGTAGGTTCAACTGGAGCCAAAGAAGTCGATATTCGtgatattttcaacaaataCTCCAACGACATAATTGCAAGCTGTGCGTTTGGTTGGGAAATGAACGTCCTTAAGGATGGCGAAAACGAGTTTTACCGCCAGGCTAAACATATGACACATTTGAATACATGGCAATGGGTAAAGTTTATGATGTTCAGTTCGTTTCCGCGACTAGCAAAAATCCTACGAATTCGACTGTTTGACCAAATGACTACGGATTTCATGAGAGAAGCAGTTCGTATCGTAATTGAACAGCGTGAGAAGAACAATGTTGTGAGACCAGATTTGATTCATCTGCTGATGCAAGCTCGTGACCAGAAgctgaaatttggtgattttgatcGAGAATCTGAGGTGAATACTGTCGAGGAAGTCAGTTACACACCAA ATTGGACCCACGACGACTTCGTATCACAATGTGCCGTATTTGTATTTGGTGGCCTTGACACCGTGACAAATATTGCCTCTTTCATGGCCCATGAATTGGCCATTAATCAGCACGTCCAGGTCAAATTACGCGAAGAAATCGAGTCCATATTGAACGATAGAGATGGACAATCAGTCACTTATGAAGACATTCACTCCATGGTGTACTTAGACCAAGTTCTTACAG aaaCTCTTCGCAAATGGCCCCAGGCGATTTTCATCGATCGCGTCTGTACAAAACCGTATGATCTGAACGTTGATGGTCGAGTGATTTCGCTGAAGCAAGGTGACACAATTTGGATCCCGGCTCTTCCTATGCACCGAGATCCTCGCTACTTCTCAGATCCGGAAGTTTTCGATCCAGATAGATTTGCTCCAGATCGGCGCGATGACCTGGGGGATTTTGTCCTTATGGCTTTTGGGATTGGCCCTCGGCTATGCTTGGGTAATCGATTTGCTTTGATGGAGATCAAAACCATGTTTTTCTGGCTTCTAACAAAGTTCGAGTTAACACGATCTGACAAGACTCAACATCCACCAAAGCTGGGTAAAAGTCTTATGATTCCGGAAGTAAAAGATGGATACTGGCTGAACCTTAAATTGAGGAAATAA
- the LOC120423055 gene encoding cytochrome P450 9e2-like isoform X2: MIGLFCVGAIFLLLYYILFLNHNYFVKRGVPHHKAVPILGNAAPYVLQKRHISEVLQELCDAFPKHGFFGYFDFWCPVYMVKDVELVKKICIKDFNHFVNHRTQFSAEHDPLFANSLFSMNDSRWRNMRSVLSPAFTGTWNDDDLAAQCTVFLFAGFETVATLTSFMAHELAINSTVQAKLRAEVDATGAKLNGRRPTYEIIQEMTYLDMVVTETLRKWPPVPFLDRRCTKPYLLEDLDGSSVQLQPGDSIWIPTTAIMRNPKYFPQPEKFDPERFSVENRGTIDPNAFISFGVGPRNCIGSRFALMETKTTFFYLLSRFTIESGPKTQHPLEIKTSSITMQAKNGFWVRFRKRS; the protein is encoded by the exons atgattGGTCTTTTCTGTGTGGGtgcaattttcctgcttttatactacattttatttttgaatcacAACTACTTTGTGAAGAGAGGTGTTCCCCATCATAAGGCTGTTCCAATATTGGGTAACGCGGCTCCATACGTGCTTCAAAAAAGACACATTTCCGAAGTGCTGCAGGAGTTATGTGATGCATTTCCAAAGCATGGTTTCTTCGGATATTTTGACTTTTGGTGTCCGGTGTACATGGTGAAAGATGTTGAACTTGTGAAAAAGATCTGTATCAAAGATTTCAACCACTTTGTAAACCATCGAACGCAGTTTAGTGCAGAACACGATCCGTTATTTGCAAACAGTTTATTCTCAATGAATGATTCAAGATGGAGAAACATGCGTTCTGTGCTGAGTCCGGCTTTTACGGGAA CTTGGAACGATGACGACCTTGCTGCTCAATGCACTGTCTTTTTGTTCGCTGGATTCGAAACTGTTGCCACGCTGACCTCTTTCATGGCCCATGAACTGGCCATCAATTCTACAGTCCAGGCAAAACTTCGGGCGGAAGTTGACGCTACCGGAGCTAAACTCAACGGTCGCCGGCCCACCTATGAGATCATCCAGGAGATGACATATCTGGACATGGTTGTGACGGAAACGCTGCGCaaatggccaccggttccgTTCCTAGATCGGCGATGCACGAAGCCATATTTGCTAGAGGACTTGGATGGTTCATCAGTGCAACTTCAACCCGGAGACAGCATCTGGATCCCGACAACTGCAATTATGCGAAATCCAAAATATTTTCCCCAACCTGAAAAGTTTGATCCGGAAAGATTTAGTGTGGAGAACCGGGGTACCATTGATCCAAATGCGTTTATAAGTTTTGGTGTTGGTCCCAGGAATTGTATTGGATCGAGATTTGCCCTGATGGAGACCAAGACAACATTCTTCTACTTGCTTTCTAGATTTACTATCGAAAGTGGACCGAAAACTCAGCACCCACTTGAAATTAAAACAAGCTCGATCACAATGCAAGCCAAAAATGGATTCTGGGTAAGGTTCCGGAAGAGGTCCTAG
- the LOC120423055 gene encoding probable cytochrome P450 9f2 isoform X1 has protein sequence MIGLFCVGAIFLLLYYILFLNHNYFVKRGVPHHKAVPILGNAAPYVLQKRHISEVLQELCDAFPKHGFFGYFDFWCPVYMVKDVELVKKICIKDFNHFVNHRTQFSAEHDPLFANSLFSMNDSRWRNMRSVLSPAFTGSKMRSMLELMINYCEQGVESIARMVHENAMDLEMKDLFTKFSNDIIASCAFGIEVNSLEDQENQFYTNACALTRMNGIQGLKFLGYISIPKAMKFLKIAIINTKMTNFYRDLIKRVMKLRETSKIIRPDMINLLMEAKNHKIVATDDSEVNDFSGITNGDSPKNISKMIAWNDDDLAAQCTVFLFAGFETVATLTSFMAHELAINSTVQAKLRAEVDATGAKLNGRRPTYEIIQEMTYLDMVVTETLRKWPPVPFLDRRCTKPYLLEDLDGSSVQLQPGDSIWIPTTAIMRNPKYFPQPEKFDPERFSVENRGTIDPNAFISFGVGPRNCIGSRFALMETKTTFFYLLSRFTIESGPKTQHPLEIKTSSITMQAKNGFWVRFRKRS, from the exons atgattGGTCTTTTCTGTGTGGGtgcaattttcctgcttttatactacattttatttttgaatcacAACTACTTTGTGAAGAGAGGTGTTCCCCATCATAAGGCTGTTCCAATATTGGGTAACGCGGCTCCATACGTGCTTCAAAAAAGACACATTTCCGAAGTGCTGCAGGAGTTATGTGATGCATTTCCAAAGCATGGTTTCTTCGGATATTTTGACTTTTGGTGTCCGGTGTACATGGTGAAAGATGTTGAACTTGTGAAAAAGATCTGTATCAAAGATTTCAACCACTTTGTAAACCATCGAACGCAGTTTAGTGCAGAACACGATCCGTTATTTGCAAACAGTTTATTCTCAATGAATGATTCAAGATGGAGAAACATGCGTTCTGTGCTGAGTCCGGCTTTTACGGGAAGTAAGATGCGTTCAATGTTGGAACTCATGATAAATTATTGTGAGCAAGGAGTGGAAAGCATCGCAAGGATGGTGCATGAAAATGCAATGGATCTTGAGATGAAAGATTTGTTTACGAAATTTTCCAACGATATAATAGCATCGTGTGCATTTGGAATCGAAGTGAATTCATTGGAAGaccaagaaaatcaattttatacCAACGCGTGTGCACTAACTAGAATGAATGGAATACAGGGATTAAAGTTTCTTGGATATATCTCCATACCAAAGgcaatgaagtttttaaaaatagctataatcAACACAAAGATGACGAATTTCTATCGAGATCTTATCAAAAGAGTTATGAAGCTTCGTGAAACAAGCAAAATTATAAGGCCGGATATGATCAACCTACTGATGGAAgcaaaaaatcataagattGTGGCTACAGATGATAGTGAGGTGAATGATTTTTCTGGTATTACAAATGGAGATTCCCCAAAAAATATCAGCAAAATGATTG CTTGGAACGATGACGACCTTGCTGCTCAATGCACTGTCTTTTTGTTCGCTGGATTCGAAACTGTTGCCACGCTGACCTCTTTCATGGCCCATGAACTGGCCATCAATTCTACAGTCCAGGCAAAACTTCGGGCGGAAGTTGACGCTACCGGAGCTAAACTCAACGGTCGCCGGCCCACCTATGAGATCATCCAGGAGATGACATATCTGGACATGGTTGTGACGGAAACGCTGCGCaaatggccaccggttccgTTCCTAGATCGGCGATGCACGAAGCCATATTTGCTAGAGGACTTGGATGGTTCATCAGTGCAACTTCAACCCGGAGACAGCATCTGGATCCCGACAACTGCAATTATGCGAAATCCAAAATATTTTCCCCAACCTGAAAAGTTTGATCCGGAAAGATTTAGTGTGGAGAACCGGGGTACCATTGATCCAAATGCGTTTATAAGTTTTGGTGTTGGTCCCAGGAATTGTATTGGATCGAGATTTGCCCTGATGGAGACCAAGACAACATTCTTCTACTTGCTTTCTAGATTTACTATCGAAAGTGGACCGAAAACTCAGCACCCACTTGAAATTAAAACAAGCTCGATCACAATGCAAGCCAAAAATGGATTCTGGGTAAGGTTCCGGAAGAGGTCCTAG